A single Candidatus Bipolaricaulota bacterium DNA region contains:
- the secD gene encoding protein translocase subunit SecD, protein MTRNDWIRLGSVLLILFGALAILYPFWPLNKVIPLGLDLQGGVRLVLQAQGTENMDAKERDDTINRIITILNNRVDQYGMANAEIKRLGTNRVLVNLPGTKDPREARQLIGQTAMLEFKKVIQAGTSPNEDLVPTSPDQEVLRDRNGIPYIVESTPLLTGAALADARVHTSQAIQTAGQLYIALTFNKEGAQQFVNALKRLKVDDRLAIVLDNVIYSAPRITESIKSAAAQGWRAVKDSTTIQGKFTKDEATRIAIVLRAGALPVAVKVVEENTVGPTLGSDSIRRGMISIVTGFILVILYMPIYYRLFGFVADIALLLNMLIVFAALALFHATLTLPGIAGIILTIGTTVDGNVIIFERIKEERRAGKSPLAAVRGGFEKSLSTIVDANVTTLLTALILLLVGTGPIKGFAITLGIGVVGSMYCALVVSRLLIEKAGFANYIPVRVTAEAGK, encoded by the coding sequence ATGACGCGGAACGATTGGATCCGGCTCGGGAGCGTTCTGTTGATCCTGTTTGGTGCTCTCGCCATCCTCTACCCGTTCTGGCCGCTGAACAAGGTTATTCCCCTCGGGCTCGATCTCCAGGGAGGGGTGCGCCTCGTCCTGCAGGCACAGGGGACGGAAAATATGGACGCGAAAGAGCGAGACGATACCATCAACCGGATCATCACCATCCTCAACAACCGGGTCGATCAGTACGGGATGGCAAACGCGGAGATAAAGCGGTTGGGGACAAACCGCGTCCTGGTGAACCTCCCCGGAACGAAGGACCCGCGGGAAGCACGGCAGCTTATCGGACAGACGGCGATGCTGGAGTTCAAGAAGGTGATCCAGGCCGGGACCAGTCCGAACGAGGACCTTGTGCCGACCTCTCCCGATCAAGAGGTATTGAGGGACCGCAACGGGATTCCGTACATCGTGGAGAGCACCCCGCTCCTCACCGGGGCCGCCTTGGCCGACGCCCGGGTACACACCTCCCAAGCAATCCAAACCGCCGGACAGCTCTACATTGCGCTCACCTTCAACAAAGAAGGAGCACAACAGTTCGTCAACGCGTTGAAACGGCTTAAGGTGGATGACCGCCTGGCGATCGTGCTCGACAACGTCATCTACAGCGCTCCGAGGATCACCGAGTCGATCAAGAGCGCGGCCGCCCAAGGCTGGCGGGCGGTGAAGGACTCAACCACCATCCAGGGGAAATTCACCAAGGATGAGGCGACCCGGATCGCGATCGTGCTGCGCGCCGGTGCGTTGCCGGTGGCGGTGAAAGTGGTCGAGGAGAACACCGTCGGGCCGACCCTGGGAAGCGACTCGATCCGCCGGGGGATGATCTCGATCGTAACCGGGTTCATCCTCGTCATCTTATACATGCCGATCTACTATCGGCTGTTCGGATTCGTCGCCGACATCGCCCTGCTGTTGAACATGCTCATCGTCTTCGCTGCTCTGGCGCTATTCCATGCCACCCTTACCCTGCCGGGGATCGCCGGTATCATCCTGACGATCGGTACAACGGTCGACGGTAACGTGATCATCTTCGAGCGGATCAAGGAGGAGCGCCGAGCCGGGAAGTCGCCGCTCGCCGCGGTGCGGGGAGGGTTCGAGAAGTCGCTCTCCACCATCGTCGACGCCAACGTGACCACTCTGCTCACCGCGCTGATCCTCCTCCTCGTCGGTACCGGACCGATCAAGGGATTCGCGATCACGCTCGGGATCGGTGTAGTGGGGAGCATGTACTGCGCGCTGGTCGTGAGCCGCCTCCTCATCGAGAAGGCCGGGTTCGCCAACTACATCCCGGTGCGGGTCACCGCCGAGGCCGGGAAGTAG
- the yajC gene encoding preprotein translocase subunit YajC — protein MFGLVAFGQEEQPAAGQSIISLVVILGVFAAVFYFMLIRPQRKRQAQHSELVSSLKRGDKVVTAGGIYGEIDSIGDTSVVLTLEDGGKIRIAKSSIVDKLTK, from the coding sequence ATGTTCGGCCTCGTCGCGTTTGGGCAAGAGGAACAGCCGGCCGCTGGACAATCGATCATCTCCCTCGTCGTGATCCTCGGGGTGTTCGCGGCAGTGTTCTACTTCATGCTGATCCGTCCGCAACGGAAGCGGCAGGCGCAGCACTCTGAACTCGTCTCAAGCCTGAAGCGGGGGGATAAGGTGGTGACCGCAGGCGGGATCTACGGCGAGATCGATTCGATCGGTGATACATCCGTTGTCCTCACCCTGGAGGACGGGGGAAAGATCAGGATCGCCAAATCGAGCATCGTCGATAAGCTCACTAAATAA